The Lewinellaceae bacterium DNA window GTTGTCTTGAATTCCTTTTTAGCAGAACGTAAACGGTCGGTGGACTGGCTGCAATCACTGCAGGATCCTCCCTGGCATCATGAACATGTTCACCCAACCGCCGGCATACGGTCAGCACGGTTGTTTTTTACCAACTGGCTGGCACATGATTATCTCCACATCCGGCAGATCACTCGATTGAAATACGATTACCTGCATGCCATGACCGGGGTCGCCCTGGATTATGCTGGGAAGTGGGTTTAATCAATAAGAAGAAAGACATTTGATAGGGTGCCCGGGGTGTAAGATCGTCCGGATTTATTACTTTCAACAAAAAGTATAACATCATGACGAAATCTATAAACCGTAAGGAATTCATCCGGTTATCCACCGCTGCCGCATTATCAATACCCATGTGGTCCCTGGTCAGCTGTAAATCAAATGACGGCCAAACCCAGGCGGATCATGCGATGGAGGAGGATATGGCAGATCCGCCCTATGCCAGTCATCCCGGACTTCAGCTTTATACCGTCCGGGAATTGTTTGCCAAGGACCCGGATGGCACCCTGCAGCAATTGGCGAATATGGGCATAAAACAGCTCGAATTTTACGATGCCACGGCTTTGAAAACCTATGTGCCCAAGGTGAAAGACCTGGGTATGGAAGTCATCAGCACCCATTTTTTACCCGGACTGATCACCGGAAACTGGGGGCCCGCAGAAGGTGGTATGACACCTCCGGAAAACTATTCCTTCGATCAAATGATTGAAGATTGTGCTTCCAATGGCGTGAAATATGCAGGAATCGCATTCCTTTTCCCCTGGGACCGTACCTCACTGGACGACTACAAGCACATTGCCGAAATGGCCAATAAAGCCGGCGAGAAAAGCAAAGCCTCCGGCGTACAGTTGTATTACCATAACCATTCATTCGAATTTAAACCCACCGACGGTACCACACCTTTTGTGGAAATGATGAAAATCATGGATCCCAATCTGGTAAAACTGGAACTGGATCTTTTCTGGGCTACCATCAGCGGCAATGACCCAGCTGCCATGATCACCAAATATTCCGACCGGGTCATCATGATGCACCTGAAAGACCTCAAAGCAGGTACTCCTCTGGATACCGATACGATGAATGTTGACCCCGGCGCATTTCAGGCCATGGGTGATGGAATCATTGATTTCAAACAGGTCCTGACGGCCGCCCATGCTGCCCATGTACCCTATGGATTTATCGAACAAGACCAGTCTCCGGAACGTCCGGTGATGGAATCCATCCAGCGGAGCCTTACTTATCTGAAAGGATTGGGGATGTAAAGGCTACCATACGGTATTGATGGATATGCTGTGAAACCCTCCCGGTAATTGATACCCTGCCAGGCTTCCGTGCTATTGATCGGACTGGGTCTGAATGCGGTAGGCATCCACGTTATTGCCATAAAAAGTGGGTACCAGAACCAGGTTCATGGCCGGGATGGTGGTTATATCCGCAGCGTTGATATCCAGGTTCTTGATGTCCAATACCTTTTCTTTCTGCCAGTCGTTGGTGACTGCATAGATCTCGCCATTCCAGTTTGAGATCAGCAGATTGTCCCCAAAAGGAGCGATGCCATCGCCTCCGGGCAGTTCATCCAGAACCGGATTAACCCTTTTAGTAGTCAGGTCTACCGTAAATACTTGTCCGATGTCAAATCCGGCTACCAGCAATTTGTCTCCTTCTACCAACAAGCCATTCGGGCCACCCAGCAGGGTATCCTGCAGGAAGAGGGTAACATCTTCGCCCTCGAGGGAATAGATGGTGTTGGTATTCGTGTCACTGACATACACCCGGCCATTTTGATCTACAGCGATGTCATTGAGAAAGGTCGCTCCCGGTACTTCATAAGTAGCCAGTATCTTACCGGACAGAATATCAATTTTAACGATCCGGGAAATATCCGCTACGTATAGATACTCGCCATAAAGACCCATGCCTTTGGGGCCGTTCAGATCGGTAACCCATTTACGATCGATGATCTTTCCGTCCAGCCCGACTTTCGCTATGAAGCCATCCCCGTCCCTGGCATCTGTCGGCACTTTGCCGATGCAGGCTACATACAGAATATTGTACGTTTCGTCGTAGAGAACACTTTCCGAGGTTGTTAATAAGGTGTCCGACTTCCAGGCCGGAGTCAGGATAATGGTCTCTTTGGTATCCGGAGGAAGCGGTGTCGATTTTTCAGGCTTATTGTTCGTACAACCAATCAAGAGGGAAGCCAGGATTCCCGGTATGGATAATAATCGTAAGGATCGCATGAAGGTAATGATTTGATGAATTTGACAGAAAAACAAGCGGGGTGGGGCGGATGTTGACGAGGGTTTCGTAATTTTTACTCAAACTGGTAATGAGATGAATCATTGGATAATTGTTGGAGCTCTTTTATTGTCAGGGTTTGCCTGTCAGCAACCGTCAGGTGAAGTTCAGAGCACTTCGGTGAAACGTATTCCGGTCCTTTTCGATACGGATGCCAACAATGAGCTGGATGACCAGCATGCACTGGCTTATCTCTTGTTTAACGACCAGACATTTGATATTCGTGGTATTTCCGTGAATTCAACCTTTAATGGCAGCACGATCCAACAACAATACGATGAAGCGCGGAGGATCATGGACCTGTGTGCAGCTCCTGCAACCATGCCCTTGTTGATGGGAGCGGACTCCGGATTTTTGAAGATCAGATCCCACCTCGATGCACCGGATTACGATGGTCATGAAGCGGTGGAATTTATTATTAATGAGATCCGGAATACGGACTCGATGGTGGTGATTGCCGTAGGTAAACTGACCAATATTGCCCTGGCCGTTCAAAAAGCGCCCGACATTGTCTCCCGTTTTCGCCTGGTCTGGCTGGGATCCAATTACCCGGAACCAGGAGAATACAACCAGGTCAATGATACGGCTGCACTATCCTTCTTGCTTAAAACAGACCTTCCCTTTGAAATCGTGACGGTTCGGTACGGCAAACCTTCAGGCACAGATGCCGTCAAGGTGACACGGGAGGAGATTTTACAGCACCTCGGAGGAAAAGGACCGCAAATGGAAACTCCGGTTACCGGTCGACACGGAGGAACATTTAACACGTTTGGGGATTATTCCGTGAACCTGTTTGATCATGCCGAAATGTACGGTGATCCGCCTTCACGGGCGTTGTTTGATCTGGCGGCAGTTGCCATTGTCAAGAACCCATCCTGGGCACATCTGCATTTTATCCCTGCACCCAGATTGGTCGATGGCAATTGGGTGGATCAACCGGAAAATCCCCGTCACATCGGCGTGTGGGAAGATTTTGCCCGCGACAGCATCATTCAGGACTTGTTTTCATCGGTTCCATAATTTCGGAAATGCAGGGACCGCATTGGATAAGGTATTTTCATTTGCTGTTACTATGGATAGGACTCCAACAGGTAGTCACAGGACAGGCTGATGCCAAATTTCACGTGGGTATCGAGCAGGATGTGGTCCCCTATGCCACAGGAGGTTATTTTGCCGGTGTCTGGCTGGGTAGAGGCCATTGGAAAACCCGCTTGCTGCATGTCAAGGCGACCAAGCCGGATTTTCTGCTGGCGGATGGCTTTACGGATAATGTGATCAAAGCCTATGCGATCGTGCTGGATTATAATTTGTCCACTTTTTCAAAGGGCTGGTGGCTGGGTGGCGGATTAGTCCGCTGGGATGCGTCGATCCGGTCTGCTCGTGATGGCATAAGTGCAGACTACCGGCTACACCTGGTGCATGGATCGCTGGGATATCATTTTCCATTGAGATATCATTTTTATATCAGCCCCTGGGCAGGCATGCATTTTAAGGTCACCGGACCCGGGGATGTGGCATTCTCCGCGGGCAATTACCGGATACCATTTCTGAATCCGGAGGCATCCATCAAGCTGGGCTGGTTTTTTTGAACGGGAAGGACCGGTCTTTAAGCCGATAAATGGAGGTCTATATCTAATTTTGATACAAAGGGCATCGTGTGGCGATTTCTAATCAATAAATTGGTCATCTAAATAAGCATCAATGAAAAGGCTTCTTCCAATGTTCTTCCTCCTGGTTACCCACTTTTTATTGTCAGGCCAGCAACTGGCTGACCGGATCGATTCGCTGATCAAGCCAGATTTTGACCAGCCGACCGGAATCACCGTTTTGGTAACCCAGCATGGCCAGACACGTTTCGACGGTGCCTATGGGTGGGCTAATGTGGAGCTACAGATTCCAATGCACACGGATGATGTATTCCGCTTGGGGTCGGTGACGAAACAGTTCACGTCGAGTGCTATCCTCCGTCTGGCAGAGCAGGGAAAACTGAACATCCAGGACGATATTCACAAATATTTTCCGGGCTACCCGACCGAAGGGCACACCATTACCATCGAGCACCTGCTGACCCATACGTCCGGTATCCCCAGCTACACGGATCTGCCGGAGTGGACACCGGAAGTGCATAGGAAAGATTTTACCCCCGATGAATTGATCCAGGAATTTAAGCGCGACACCCTGGATTTTGAGCCTGGGTCCCGGTTTAAATACAACAACACCGGCTATTTTATGCTCGGCGCCATCATCGAAAAGGTAAGTGGGATGACCTATGAAGAATACCTGCGGACCCAATTCTGGGAGCCCCTGGGGATGACGCATACCTTCTACGGTTCCAACAGCCCGATCATCCCCAATCGCATCCCGGGGTATGCTAAACAGGGCGACAAACTGATCAATGCTCCATTCCTGAGTATGACGCAGCCTTACGCAGCCGGGTCCCTGCTTTCGACGACCGGTGACCTGGCCATCTGGAACCATGCTGTTTTCTCGGATCAGGTGATCTCTGCAGCGAGTCGCAAAATGGCTCACACACCCTATACGCTGACAGACGGAAGTAAGACGAACTATGGTTACGGCTGGTTTATTGGCAATAAGTGGGATGAAAGGACCATCGAACACAGCGGCGGCATCCATGGCTTTCTGACCCAGAGCAAATATTTCCCGGACCAGGATCTGTATGTGGTGATCCTGTCCAATTGCAATTGTTTTGCACCGGGGGCTCTGGCGGACAAGATCGCCGGTCTGACCCTGGGCAAGTCGCTGGCCAAGCCGGTCATTGAAATTTCGGCTCAAACGATGCAGGATTATGTAGGTGAGTATACATTAGCTCCGGGTTTTATCATCACCATCTTCATTCAGAATGATAAGCTGATGGCGCAGGCGACCAATCAGGCTGCTTTGCAGTTATATGCCACCAAACCGGATTTGTTCTTCATCAAAGAAGTGGAAGCCCAGCTTGAGTTTGTCCGCAAGGAAGGGAAGGTAACGGAGCTGATCTTGCATCAGGGGGGCGCTGCACAGAATGCACCGCGTACCAAATAATGCGGGTGGCGATACCTCTATTGGTTCTCCTGGCGCTCGCGGCTTGCCGCGTAACCGGCCCGGATGAATTGGATTTTTCCAGCTGGGTTCAGCCGGTACCACGTGATGGTATCCTCATGGATTCGGCCTGGTACACCTGGGGCGGTTCGATGGTGCGTGGGTCCGACGGGAGATGTTATCTGTTTTATGCCCGATGGCCCCGCAACAAAGGCTTTCGGGGCTGGCTGGAATTCTCGGAAATTGCTCTCGCCACCGCCGATAACCCCACGGGGCCCTACCATTATCAGGAGACGGTGCTTACCGGGAGGGGCGATGATTACTGGGATGCTACCGCCGCCCATAATCCCCATATCAAGGCATTTGACGGCAAATATTATTTGTATTACATATCCAATCAATACCAGGATCTGGGTATGGATGCCTGGCATAACCGCATCTATACCCAGCGTATTGGCGTGGCCATAGCGGACGACCCATCCGGACCCTGGCAGCGGCTGGATAAGCCCGTGCTGGACTTGCAGCCCGGTAAAGCAGCTCATGGCTACGTGGTAAATCCTTCGGTGGCTGAAGGCCCTGATGGGCAATATTATATGCTGTTTAAGACCCGCCCGGAAGGGTCGGAAAAGGAATACGGCAAGGTATTTACGACGATCCATGCCATGGCCACCGCACCTTCACCCACCGGTCCCTTTACCATTGCCCACCAGCCTGTCTTTACGGAAGGCACCGGCGAGGACCCCTATCTGTGGGTGCAGGACGGGCGTTTTTATGCATTGGTGAAGGATATGTACGGTGAGTTTACCGGCGAGAAATCGTTGGCGCTCTTCACTTCCCCGGATGGTAAATCCTGGCATCCGGCGGCGCATTCCCTGGCGATGCCGCTACGCATCACCTGGGCGGATGGAGGTGTAGACAGCCTCCAGCATCTGGAACGTCCGCAGCTGTGGCTGGACCCGGAACGCCGGCAGGGCGTGTTGTTTTGTGCGGCCAGCTATGCCGATCCTCAGCGGAACAGGGACTGGAACACCTTTAATGTGCAGATCCCATTGCACTGGTAAGTTTATGATGTACCCTTAAATTCTTTATCCACAGAAATCTACGTTATGCCATATTTCTCTAAGGTAGAATCGAGCCCTGTCAAGGAGGGTGGAGTCGAAACCTGGGTCACTTGAAAGTCTTGGTAAAGGCAAGAGTTAAAAGTAAAGAGCGAATTAAAAGTACTTACTCAACAGGTGTTTCAATGACTTGTTCTATGGCAGATTCAACCAGTTGATTGAGAGAAACGCCTAATTCAATAGCTTTTCGGGCGGCAGCCCGGTGTAAGTCTGGTGATATACGGATATTGAATGATCCTTTGTAGGACTTCTCGAGCGGCTTGCCGGTTTGTTTACAGATTTCAATGTAGTCCTCGACCGCTTCCTGAAAGGAGCGTTTCAGCTCATCAACTGTCCTGCCTTCAAAAGTGACCAAATCAGTGATACCTTCGATCTTGCCGTAGAGTACTTCATCCTCAGCACTGAAATCAACTGAACCCAGGTAGTTTTTATATTTTAAAGAATTCTTCATATCACTTTTTCCTTTTTCAGTTCATCGATGATGTAAATTTTTTGGTATCGTTTCAATTCATTACCAGGATGGGGTTGATGTAACCGGATCAAATGTTTTGTGTAGTCGTTAAAGAAAGCTCTTCTTGAACCTGCTGTTTTTCCAGTCTTAATTTCTGAATATCCTAAGAGCCTTAACAGCGTGGCCAACTCCTGGTAGGTCAGAGATCCATTAAGGTTAAGTAGTTTGTTAACAAGTTTATCTTTCCTGGACACAACAATTGCAACTGAATATTAGTTGCAATTTAATGATAATAGTTGAATCTTGAGTCCACTCAATGATACATTAGATTTTGTGTAACCTTTGGTATGGTTTGCATCAACTATCCGGGTCGAGAAGGACATAAGATGGGAGCACAATTAATCGGGGTTTGGTGTAAGCCGCAAATGTTTGTTTTATACCTTGGACTAACTTGAAGCTGAATCATCATGCACATTGAAAATATAGAACCAAAAGCCCAGTTATGAGTCCAAATAAATTCCATACACCTGCATCGCTGGTGCTGATGCTGGCACTCCTCTCAACTTCCTATGGCCTAAGTCAGGATGGCTTGCTGGCATCGGTTTTCCGGAGCAATTCCGATTCACTGTTCCAGCGGGTCGTAGGGCATCCGGACGATTACCGCATTCAGATCATCTACACCCAGATCGACCGGGATGAAAACAATGTACCCCACTGCACCAACCATTATTTTCATGTCGATCCGGACGATTATTTTAACCCGGCGTCAACGGTGAAATTGCCGACCGCCATCTTTTCCCTGGAAAAGATCAATGCACTGAACATCGAAGGCCTTTCAAAATATTCCACTGTGCAATACGAAGCCGGCGAGGCCAGGGAGTCGGCTGTTTTTCAGGACAGCACGGCGGAGAATGGCTTTCCATCGCTTGCCCAGTACATCCGCAAGGCCTTTCTGGTCAGCGAAAACGATCCGTACAACCGCTTTTACCAGTGGGTGACACCGGAAACCATCAACAGGAAATTTCAGCAGCTGGGATTTGCTCACAGCCGCATAACCAGTCAGTTCCTGGGACTGAGTGTCGAGGAAAACCGGCATACCAACCCGGTGCGTTTCCTGGATACGGAAGGCCATATCCTTTACCGGCAGGATGCCGCCTACAACCAGGATTCGTTTGATTTCAGCCAGGAAGTATTCATCGGGGACAAACATTACGACCGGCAGGGGAATCTGCTGGATGGTCCGATCGAATTCACCCGTGCCAATAAGATTGCCCTGGAAGACCTGCAGCAACTATTGCAACGCCTGGTATTTCCCGAGTCGGTAACCCCGGAAAAAAGATACCAGCTCAACCTGGATGACTATGAATATCTGTACCGCTACCTGTCTCAGTATCCATCGGAGACCAACTATCCCAAATACGATGCAGACCAATATTTCGACAGCTATGCCAAGTTCTTCTTCAGGGCGGGCGGTCCGCAGATGCCCCCGAATGTCCGGGTATTTAACAAGGTAGGGTGGGCGTATGGCTTTTTGACGGATGTGTCGTACGTCGTGGATTTTGAGCACCAGACGGAATTTATGCTTACGGCGACGGTTTATGCGAACAGCGACGGAATTCTTAACGATGGCGAATACGATTACGAGACCGTGGGCTGGCCCTTTTTATATCAGCTGGGCCAGACCGTTTACCGGTACGATTTAAACCGGAAGCGTGAATACACGCCGGACTTATCCCGCTTTATGATGCGCTATACCAAGCGTGGTGAGGACGGCCGGCCGGCACTGAAGGACGTGGATAATTAATTGGGTGCACGGAGGGCCGTGGAAATTTACAACGAGAATCCCAGAGATATGGAGGAGGTACATGGAGAGTACCCGGAGTGTGGTGGAAGGATTTATTCCCGCCCTGTTCTGTGGATAACACGATGTATTAGGAATAGGAGCTCTCGAAAAATAGCATTAAATTGGAATTATCAGCCTATTGACCTTTTTTTACCGGACCGCTGGCTGCGTTCAGCCTAAAGCGACAATTCCGGCATATCTGTCCTGGCGGCAGAGCCCTCCGTACTGCCTGCACGAACGCTATCAGGCTGCGGGCATAAACAGGCTGATGATAACGGGAAGCGTCAAGGTCCGTATGGTAGATGATTAAAAAGCGCAATGTTGATACAGGAAATACGTGGATATAAGTAAGTTAGCGGATATTATTAAGACGACATTAGCACATAGACTTGAAATGAAAAAGACTGATTTATTAAATAACGGAATTCCAATTGCTCCTTCATTAAATCCGACTTTGGAGGCGGAAAATTTTGAACCACGACAGGGTGAAAACAAAAAACGACTGCTGACAATTTCTTCGATCGCTTTTCTAATTGCAGTTCTGGTAAGTTTTATAGCCAAATTTCTAATTTATCTTATTGACTTCTTTACAAATATTTCATTCTACGGAAATTTTTCATTCTCCCATTCAACTCCTGCGACAAACTCACTTGGAATTTTTGTTGTTATAATTCCCGCTATCGGAGGAGTAATTGTTGGTTTAATGGCTCTATATGGGTCAAAAGCAATTCGAGGACATGGCATTCCCGAAGCAATGGAACAAATCCTGACAAATCAAAGTAAAATAAAACCAGCGATTACCTATCTAAAACCGCTCTCATCAGCAATATCAATAGGAACAGGCGGACCATTTGGTGCAGAAGGACCAATCATTGCGACAGGTGGAGCATTAGGTTCAACAATTGGACAACTATTAAAAATATCGCACAATGAAAGAAAAATATTGCTTGCGGCAGGTGCGACAGCGGGCATGGCAGCAATTTTTGGTAGTCCTATAGCAGCAATGTTTTTAGCAATAGAATTGTTGCTGTTTGAATTTTCGCCCCGCTCACTTATTCCTGTTGCAATAGCATGTATGGTTGGAGCTGCAGGACATCACCTACTGTTTGGACAAAAGCCTGTTTTCGAAATGGGCAATATAGCAACTCCAAATATTTTTGCACTTGTTACGTGCTGTATCATGGGCATTGTTATTGGGTTATTATCTGTTTTTGTCAGCAAAGCAGTTTATTTTATTGAAGAAGCTTTTGAAAAGCTGCCCATTCATTGGATGTGGTGGCCTGCTATTGGAGGACTTTTAGTTGGGGGAGTAGGTTATTTTGCTCCGCGAACGCTTGGGGTGGGTTACGAAAATATTACAGATGTTCTTTCAGGTAATTTAAGCATGCAGGTTATTTTATCACTTTGCATTTTAAAATTTATTTCATGGGCAATCGCCTTAGGAAGTGGAACATCGGGAGGAACTTTAGCTCCCTTGCTAACTATCGGAGGTGCAACTGGCGCATTATTGGGAATGATTATTCTTTATTTATTTCCTTCATCGGGGATTACAATTCCTTTGGCAGCATTAGTGGGTATGGCAGCCATGTTTGCAGGAGCATCAAGAGCGTTATTGACTTCAATTATTTTTGCACTTGAAACTACTTTTCAATCCAATGCTTTACTTCCGCTTCTTGTAACGTGTGTTGCATCTTATATAGTTTCCTTTTTTCTAATGGAGCATACAATTATGACAGAAAAAATTGCACGAAGAGGTGTTAAAACTCCCCAATCCTATGAACCAGATATGTTAGAGGGAATAACAGTTGAACAAGTAATAACTAACAATGGGATTGTGATAAATGAAGATAACAGCATTAAAGAAGTTCGTGAATGGGTAAACAAAGAACCAAATTTAAAATCAAATTATCTCATTGTCTCAAATAAAGAAGGTGAATATAAAGGGCTATTGAGTTCTTTAGACTTATTCAGTGAAAACAATGGCCTAGATGAAAAAATCGAAATTCTACTAAATCAGCATCGTGTATCTATACAGCTAAATGACACCCTTAGGACTGCTGTTGAAACAATGGCGAAAGAAAATATTGATGTATTACCAGTTCTTGCAACAGGGAATAAAAGCATCATCGGACTTATTAGCTACCACGACATAATAGCAACATACAAGTATGGAATTGACGAACACGAAATGAAGCGACCTCATATTTCATTGAAAAGAAAAGGGCTAAAAATATTACTGCGGGGACAAAAAATAATTCAATTGACAAAGAGAAAAAGTAAATAACATCCGCTAACACGGGTTTTGCGTTAGTGGGCGGACAGTGCAAATATAAACATTTGAGCAATTAATATACGTTGGTGCTGGCAGACAGTTTGCGGTTTCAAAAGCCCACCAACGCAAAGCCCGAAACCGTCAGACTGTGCAATAACCTATAATTATATTTTTTAATGTGATACTTTTTTCGTAAATTAATACTATCACCTACGAACATATATTATGGACTTTGTCGAAGGTCAAGATCGCGAACAAATGTTCATCTCTTCGATCGAACAAATGGTCGACCCAGAAGCTTTTGTTCGTATTATCGATGCTTTTATTGATGTGCTTCCTCTAGAGCAGTTTGATTTCAAAAACCTTGAGTTAAATGAACAGGGTCGCCCACCGTTTCACCCAGGTGTACTCCTCAAACTTTATCTCTATGGCTATCAGAATGGCATCCGGTCCTGCCGTAAACTAGAACATGCCTGTAAGGTCAATCTGGAAGTCATCTGGCTTTTAAAAGGTAGACGACCTCACTATAAGACCATTGCTAATTTCCGCAAGCAGAATGCACTAGCTTTTCGTCAGGTCTTTCGCCATTTTGTTGCCATGCTCAAAGGCTGGAGACTTATTGAGGGCAAAACCATTGCGATCGACTCTTTTAAAGTCCGGGCTCAAAATAGCCTCAAAAACAACTACAATTTGGCCAAAATCCACCGGCACCTGGATTACATCGATGCCAAAATCGATGCTTACTGTGAAGAACTCGATCAAGCTGATGATGACGAAGAAAAAGAGCAGCTGCATGCCAAGATCAACGATCAGATTGACAAGTGGAATCAGTACTGCGAACTTGGAGATGAAATCATCCAATCCGGTAAAGAACAACTGTCCACTACCGATCCCGATGCTCAAGCTGTTATCCTACACCGAAATATTGTCAACGTAGGATATAACATCCAAGCAGCTAGTGATGCTAAACACAAGCTCCTCGCTGCCTTTGATACCGGTGATGTCAATGATACCCATGCCCTCGAATCCATGGTCCTCCAGGTTCAAGAAAACTTGGAAATCACTAAGTTTGATGTACTCGCTGATAAAGGATATCATACCGCCGCCCAGCTAGCAGCCTGTGAAGCCCTCAACGTTACCACTTATGTTTCACCTAAAGCCAACTCAGCCAATATCACCAATCAAGTCTTCCCGGTCGAGGACTTCAAATATCACCCTGGATCCGATACCTATCGTTGCCCCAATGGTTCCATCTTGCGATCCAATGAAATGATCTACCATCGCAAATCTAAAAAGCCCAAACATCCAGCTGCACGTTTTAAACATTACAGAACAGCTGATTGCAAGCATTGCCCCATTCGATCGCAATGCACCAATGCCAGAAATGGCAGAATCATCCAACGAATCGAATTCCAATCTTCTATTGATCGCAACAATAAGCGAGTACATCAAAAACCAGACTACTACCGCCAACGTCAACAAATCATTGAGCATCAATTCGGAACTTTCAAAAGACAATGGGATTTCACTTATGTCCTCATGAAAGGAAAGGATCAAATACTTGGTGAGATCGCACTTCTATTCTCAACCTACAATCTCAGGAGAACTGTTTCTATACTTGGATTTTCGGTATTCCTCAAGCGCCTAAAAGACGCTTTTTTGACTATATTTGATAATATACTGCTGACAGTCTTGATGGTACGCCACATTCAACTTTCATTTTTAACATACCCTCAGCTGCCACAGTTTAGGACAACACAAAAGATAAATTAGATAGGGAGTTGATGCACAGACTCCCGTTAGCGGTAATTATAAAACAACATAATAACAAAAAATGAAACAAATTCTGACATTAACACTTTTATTAATTGGCATCCTGACATTTGGGCAAAGTCAATCTGTATCAATTGACAAGAAGGAAAAGGAACAAGTCATAGATTCCCTGTCAATTCTTCTATCCAACTATTACATTTTCCCTGAAAAGATTCCACCAACCATTTCACTCCTTAAAGTAAATTACAAAAAGGGTGTTTACGATAAGATTAATGACCCGAATGAATTTGCCGACAAACTAACGTTCGATGTTATTTCAATTACGAATGATAAACATTTTCGTATAGCGTTTGACCCAGAAACAGTTGATGAAGAGCGTAAATATAAGGCGAATAGTTCAGCTTCTACATCTGAAAAAGACAGAACAACAAACTTTGGCTTTGACCAAGTTAAAATATTGAATGGCAATATTGGTTATATAAACCTAAAAGGTTTTTACGATCTTTCATATTCTTCAGCACCGCTTAATGCAGCAATGAATTTTGTGGCAAATTCGGACGCTTTAATAATCGATTTGAGAAACAATCACGGTGGAGCATCAGACTTAGGCCCATATTTCTCAGCGTTCTTTTTCAAAGAGCCACAATTACTATACGATTTTTA harbors:
- a CDS encoding chloride channel protein — translated: MKKTDLLNNGIPIAPSLNPTLEAENFEPRQGENKKRLLTISSIAFLIAVLVSFIAKFLIYLIDFFTNISFYGNFSFSHSTPATNSLGIFVVIIPAIGGVIVGLMALYGSKAIRGHGIPEAMEQILTNQSKIKPAITYLKPLSSAISIGTGGPFGAEGPIIATGGALGSTIGQLLKISHNERKILLAAGATAGMAAIFGSPIAAMFLAIELLLFEFSPRSLIPVAIACMVGAAGHHLLFGQKPVFEMGNIATPNIFALVTCCIMGIVIGLLSVFVSKAVYFIEEAFEKLPIHWMWWPAIGGLLVGGVGYFAPRTLGVGYENITDVLSGNLSMQVILSLCILKFISWAIALGSGTSGGTLAPLLTIGGATGALLGMIILYLFPSSGITIPLAALVGMAAMFAGASRALLTSIIFALETTFQSNALLPLLVTCVASYIVSFFLMEHTIMTEKIARRGVKTPQSYEPDMLEGITVEQVITNNGIVINEDNSIKEVREWVNKEPNLKSNYLIVSNKEGEYKGLLSSLDLFSENNGLDEKIEILLNQHRVSIQLNDTLRTAVETMAKENIDVLPVLATGNKSIIGLISYHDIIATYKYGIDEHEMKRPHISLKRKGLKILLRGQKIIQLTKRKSK
- a CDS encoding IS1182 family transposase → MDFVEGQDREQMFISSIEQMVDPEAFVRIIDAFIDVLPLEQFDFKNLELNEQGRPPFHPGVLLKLYLYGYQNGIRSCRKLEHACKVNLEVIWLLKGRRPHYKTIANFRKQNALAFRQVFRHFVAMLKGWRLIEGKTIAIDSFKVRAQNSLKNNYNLAKIHRHLDYIDAKIDAYCEELDQADDDEEKEQLHAKINDQIDKWNQYCELGDEIIQSGKEQLSTTDPDAQAVILHRNIVNVGYNIQAASDAKHKLLAAFDTGDVNDTHALESMVLQVQENLEITKFDVLADKGYHTAAQLAACEALNVTTYVSPKANSANITNQVFPVEDFKYHPGSDTYRCPNGSILRSNEMIYHRKSKKPKHPAARFKHYRTADCKHCPIRSQCTNARNGRIIQRIEFQSSIDRNNKRVHQKPDYYRQRQQIIEHQFGTFKRQWDFTYVLMKGKDQILGEIALLFSTYNLRRTVSILGFSVFLKRLKDAFLTIFDNILLTVLMVRHIQLSFLTYPQLPQFRTTQKIN